The following proteins are co-located in the Acidimicrobiia bacterium genome:
- a CDS encoding HAD-IG family 5'-nucleotidase has product METNPSRRIYANRTLNLRSIKAIGYDLDYTLVHYNPVEWERRAYEHTRDRLLERGWPVGDLEFDPDQVIQGLTIDLELGNLLKVTRFGYVIRAVHGTKRHQFSQLRRTYAGTVVDLAEDRWVFLNTMFSMSEAALFAQIVDLADQGLIPEVMGYEDLYRTVRDSLDDAHMEGTLKAEILADPERFVEPDPQVPRTLLDQKAAGKRLMLITNSDWDYARRIMEYAFDPYLGDGMSWRDLFDTVIVSARKPGFFFDDHT; this is encoded by the coding sequence ATGGAAACGAACCCCTCGCGACGGATCTACGCGAATCGCACGCTCAACCTCAGGTCGATCAAGGCGATCGGTTACGACCTCGATTACACGTTGGTGCATTACAACCCGGTCGAATGGGAGCGGCGCGCCTATGAACATACGCGGGACCGGCTACTGGAGCGGGGATGGCCGGTCGGGGATCTTGAGTTCGACCCTGATCAGGTGATTCAGGGCCTGACGATCGACCTGGAACTCGGCAACCTCTTGAAGGTCACCCGGTTCGGGTACGTCATCCGGGCGGTGCACGGAACCAAGCGACACCAGTTTTCCCAGCTCCGCCGAACCTATGCCGGCACTGTGGTCGACCTCGCCGAAGATCGATGGGTCTTCCTGAACACCATGTTCTCGATGTCTGAGGCTGCGCTGTTTGCCCAGATCGTCGACCTGGCCGATCAAGGGCTGATTCCCGAGGTAATGGGATACGAGGACTTGTACCGAACGGTGCGAGATTCGCTCGACGACGCCCACATGGAAGGGACTCTCAAGGCCGAGATCCTGGCTGACCCCGAGCGCTTCGTGGAACCCGATCCGCAGGTTCCCCGGACGTTGCTTGACCAGAAAGCCGCCGGCAAGCGACTCATGCTCATCACCAATTCTGACTGGGACTATGCCCGCCGCATCATGGAATACGCTTTCGATCCCTACCTGGGTGACGGCATGTCATGGCGAGATCTATTCGATACGGTGATCGTGAGCGCTCGAAAACCCGGGTTCTTCTTCGATGACCACACG